In Marinobacterium sp. LSUCC0821, the DNA window CAACAGTGACACCAGCTGGAACGAGCTGCTCTGCAATGAATACAAAATCGCGGCTGCTCAACGCACGCCAGTAGCCCCCATGTATAAAGATATGCACAGGTGCATTCTCTCTATTAGCTGGGTAGATATCTAAATAGGCCTCTGGAGAGTCACTAAAGTTATAGCTACTCCAATTAGGGTGTTGAGCCAAAGTAAGTGCACTTTGGCTCTGGTACTGCTCAAGCACTGCAGCGCGATCTCTCCCTATGAAGGGGTCATACTGCTGATTGATCTCATCTTCAGTTTCAAAATTGCGATACAGTGCCATAAAGCCATCCTATTAAGCGATCGTCAACTCGATAGTGCCAACGTTTGCGATCGAACCTTCGATCTTCTCTCCTGCTACTACAGGACCTACACCTTCAGGGGTACCAGTGTATATGAGGTCGCCTGGCTCTAGATGATAGAACTTAGATAGATGGGCAATAATTTCACGAACATTCCAAATCAAAAGATTTAGATCTGATGATTGTTTAGTCGCACCATCCACGCGTAATTCAATGGCACCCTCATTAATAGTCCCCACTGATTCACGAGTCACTATTGGCGAGATCACTGCTGACTTTTCAAAGTTCTTACCTAGATCCCATGGACGGCCAGCTTCACGTGCCTTCAACTGAAGGTCACGGCGAGTCATATCCAGACCACAAGCGTATCCGTAGATAAGTTCATCTGCATCCGCTTCAGCCACTTCAAAACCGGCTTTACCAATCGCTACAACAAACTCCATCTCATAGTGGTAGTTTGACGACATTGGAGGATAAGCAACGGTGCTACCAGAAGCGATCACGTTACTAGGATCTTTCATAAAGTAGAAAGGCTCCTGTGTCGCTTTATCAACAGTAACGCCCATTTCAGAGGCGTGAGCCAGGTAGTTACGACCGACACAAAAGACACGATTAACAGGGTAACGTGCTTCGCTGTTGGCGATAGCCACTGTCATTGGTGGCCTAGCTTCAAAAATTAGTTTTCCGCTCATATTGATCCTTTAGCGCCCGACGGCGTCCTTTCCTAAATTAAAAAATGCCTAAATATTCGTGCAGAGGAGATTCATCTGCAGTCATTAAAAAGAGTGGTTCACTACTAGATAGATTAGTCAGTGTGATATGGGTGTAACCCGGTGCACTCAATGTATCCTTCTCAACAAATCCCTGAGGAGTTCCATCCGTAGAAGGATGCCCCTCAACCGCCATACTTCCCTCGCCTTCAAGCACATGAAAGATGACAGGCGTGGTGCGCTTCGGAAGCGTTTGGGTCTCACCTGGACGCAACATGATCGCACCAAATCCGATACTCGGAAAAATGCTTCTACCCGTTTCAGGATTTACGTATGAGATGCTCAAAAGCCCGTCGCTATGGTCAGCAGCCATCTCGACAAGACAGGCGCGCGTCTTGCTCCAAGGGTATCGAAGTTGCGGTGTATTATCACTGCCGCGAGTTAAATTGATATTAGGCACAACACCAGCAGCACTGTAGTCTGAATAGGATTTATCCCGCACCTTATCACTGTTTTGTAACTCACCCTCAATCGCCCAAGAACCGTTTAAGCGATAGATAAGGGGCAAATCCAACACATCCAACCAGACGATTGGCCCATCTCCCTCATGGGTATGCTCATGCCACTTGCCCGCGGGGGTGAGTATCAGATCACCGCGCTCCATTTTACAGGGCTCACCATCGACGGTTGTGAATGCCCCCTCCCCCTCAACAATCACACGAACTGCACTTGGGGTGTGACGGTGGTTTGGCGCTGTCTCACCTGGCAAGATCAACTGCATACCTAGGTAGATACTCGGAGTCGCTTGGATATTCTCTAGCCCATGCCCGGGGTTCGCGAGAATCAACACGCGACGCTCCGCTTTTTCAATTGGCGTGAGTTCACCCGCCTGCATCAACAGCGGACGTAGGCTTTGGTAATCCCACTTGGTTACTGAGGTATCACGGGTTGGGACTTTGTAAGGGAGCACCGAACGCATTGCTGGCCATAAAGGCACGAGGTTGCGTTCAGTAAGGGCGTCACGGTAGCTCTGCGGTAGCTCTTCTAATGTTCCGAGTTGTGTCATATCGACTCCCTTTTAAAGATTAGCGAAATCAGGTTGATT includes these proteins:
- a CDS encoding fumarylacetoacetate hydrolase family protein produces the protein MSGKLIFEARPPMTVAIANSEARYPVNRVFCVGRNYLAHASEMGVTVDKATQEPFYFMKDPSNVIASGSTVAYPPMSSNYHYEMEFVVAIGKAGFEVAEADADELIYGYACGLDMTRRDLQLKAREAGRPWDLGKNFEKSAVISPIVTRESVGTINEGAIELRVDGATKQSSDLNLLIWNVREIIAHLSKFYHLEPGDLIYTGTPEGVGPVVAGEKIEGSIANVGTIELTIA
- a CDS encoding cupin domain-containing protein, producing MTQLGTLEELPQSYRDALTERNLVPLWPAMRSVLPYKVPTRDTSVTKWDYQSLRPLLMQAGELTPIEKAERRVLILANPGHGLENIQATPSIYLGMQLILPGETAPNHRHTPSAVRVIVEGEGAFTTVDGEPCKMERGDLILTPAGKWHEHTHEGDGPIVWLDVLDLPLIYRLNGSWAIEGELQNSDKVRDKSYSDYSAAGVVPNINLTRGSDNTPQLRYPWSKTRACLVEMAADHSDGLLSISYVNPETGRSIFPSIGFGAIMLRPGETQTLPKRTTPVIFHVLEGEGSMAVEGHPSTDGTPQGFVEKDTLSAPGYTHITLTNLSSSEPLFLMTADESPLHEYLGIF